From the Argopecten irradians isolate NY chromosome 13, Ai_NY, whole genome shotgun sequence genome, one window contains:
- the LOC138305780 gene encoding uncharacterized protein: MAGDLLTVLGICLILGVVTASECKTYERCCRTRETTSNKDIDVMCTSESCSCVRFALPPNIETIHLSVEEGYSYVKIKVDGLQKVYIYSDLQDPIECTYGTDSTVTGNAVTTSRTTVSRKVYRTTLKATIMSTNPMYTAIMSGIAHRTTTKATVMSTNPMSTNIMSGTVHRNTPKVMSSTTTMSRTVYRTTSKATVTSKDSPRADPSSNTITTGTAHRTTSKAIVTSKDSPRADPSSNTITTGTAHRTTSKAIVTSRVSPRADPSSNTITTGTAHRTTSKATVTSRVSSRTNPTSMIDMSNMVSSSEITTEATFNLGMTIEPTDPGTTTRGTPGATTLGDPGAMTRGSPGGRPCDNDTGSPQYNDRGSFNDNNTGSPFDKDRRNARSSMYVPLLPEVTSQIDSGSDVIDSISQ; encoded by the exons atggCGGGGGATCTTCTGACCGTGTTAGGCATCTGTCTAATTCTTGGGGTAGTCACAGCATCAGAATGCAAAACTTATGAACGATGTTGCAGAACGAGAGAGACAACGTCTAACAAGGATATCGACGTTATGTGCACATCAGAGTCTTGCTCATGTGTGCGTTTTGCGCTCCCCCCAAACATCGAGACGATCCATTTATCGGTGGAGGAAGGCTACTCATATGTGAAAATCAAAGTGGATGGCCTACAAAAGGTCTACATATATTCAGACCTGCAAGACCCTATCGAAT GCACATATGGAACAGATAGTACTGTAACAGGGAATGCAGTGACCACATCTAGGACCACTGTATCAAGGAAAGTCTATAGGACCACTCTTAAGGCCACCATCATGTCAACCAACCCTATGTATACTGCCATAATGTCAGGGATAGCTCACAGGACCACCACTAAGGCCACAGTCATGTCAACCAATCCTATGTCTACCaacataatgtcagggacagTTCACAGGAACACCCCTAAGGTCATGTCGTCTACCACCACAATGTCAAGGACAGTCTATAGGACCACTTCTAAGGCCACAGTAACATCCAAGGACTCCCCAAGGGCCGACCCCTCCTCTAATACCATCACTACGGGGACAGCCCATAGGACCACTTCTAAGGCCATAGTAACATCCAAGGACTCCCCAAGGGCCGACCCCTCCTCTAATACCATCACTACGGGGACAGCCCATAGGACCACTTCTAAGGCCATAGTAACATCAAGGGTATCCCCCAGGGCCGACCCCTCATCTAATACAATCACTACGGGGACAGCCCATAGGACCACTTCTAAGGCCACAGTAACATCAAGGGTATCCTCCAGGACCAACCCCACATCTATGATTGATATGTCCAACATGGTTTCATCATCAGAGATCACTACTGAAGCAACTTTTAATCTAG GCATGACCATAGAACCCACAGACCCTGGGACAACGACACGGGGAACCCCTGGGGCAACGACACTGGGAGACCCCGGTGCAATGACAAGAGGGAGCCCCGGAGGGAGACCCTGCGACAACGACACGGGGAGCCCCCAGTACAACGACAGAGGGAGCTTCAATGACAACAACACAGGGAGCCCCTTTGACAAGGACAGAAGGAATGCCAGGAGCAGCATGTATGTACCCCTGTTGccggaagtgacgtcacaaatagaTAGCGGAAGTGACGTCATAGATAGTATTTCACAATGA